Genomic DNA from Anaerolineae bacterium:
GATGAAGAGGGCCTGAAAGGCGGGACGCCTGTAGGCCATATAGGCGGCCACCTCTGCATACACTTTCTCATAGCCGTACACTAGGCGCGTCGGGTCCTCCAGCGAGGTGTAACTATGAATCAGGCGATCGAGGATGAGCACTCGCACCTGACTCCCATCATCTAGCTCCTGGTCATGCACCTTGATGCAATAGTAGTTGCTCTCGCGCAGGCATGGGTTGCCCAGAGGCAGGTGGGCCGGCGCGAAGGCCACGCCGAGGAGGGCGAGGCCGGCTAACACGGCCCGTGAAAGGATCCTGCTCACCCATCCCCCGATGACGAGCCCCATGCAGAGAAGCAGAACACCTACGGCCAGCACGATCACGCGGGTCCCGAACCAGGAGATCAGGAAAAAGCCGGTGGCAAAGGTGCCGACGATGCTGCCAAGGGCGGAGTAGGCGTAGATCTGGCCGATCACGTTGCCAGTGCGCGCTAGGTCCTGGAGTGCCAGCTTGGCCACTATGGGTGAGATCGCCCCTAAGGCCGCGCTAGGCAGGAAGAAAATCGCCGCAATCAGGATGGCGATGCGAGCCATCAATGGCAGGAACGAAGGCATTGCGCTTTGCCCCAACAGCTTGACGGTTCCCAGGATGCTCAGCGTGCAAAACCCCGCGATCAGGAAAGTCGCGCCCAAGAACCGACGGCTGGCATAGCGGTCGGCTAGGCGACCGCCTAGGTAGTTGCCTAGGCTGATGCCGGCTAATACCACACCGATGACGCTGGTCCATGTATATAAAGAAACTCCAACGTAGGGGGCGACGAGGCGGCCGGCTACCAATTCCACAATCATGATACACGCGTTACTGACGAAGACAATCAAGTTTGGCAGCCACAGACGGCCAGACATCGGCGGCAGTGAAGCGAAAGAACCGTTGGTTAGTGACATCGCAGCCTCCAGATGCCCTCAATGGACGGGCTGTGAGCTCACCTTGCGGGCTTTCGGCACCACCGCAGTAGCGCGCAGAAAGCCTGCAAACATCAGCGCCGCTCCGATCAGCTCGCCGATATAGAGGTAGCCGCTCAGGCCCAGGCGGC
This window encodes:
- a CDS encoding fused MFS/spermidine synthase, producing MSLTNGSFASLPPMSGRLWLPNLIVFVSNACIMIVELVAGRLVAPYVGVSLYTWTSVIGVVLAGISLGNYLGGRLADRYASRRFLGATFLIAGFCTLSILGTVKLLGQSAMPSFLPLMARIAILIAAIFFLPSAALGAISPIVAKLALQDLARTGNVIGQIYAYSALGSIVGTFATGFFLISWFGTRVIVLAVGVLLLCMGLVIGGWVSRILSRAVLAGLALLGVAFAPAHLPLGNPCLRESNYYCIKVHDQELDDGSQVRVLILDRLIHSYTSLEDPTRLVYGYEKVYAEVAAYMAYRRPAFQALFIGGGGYTFPRFLEAVYPYTSLDVAEIDPEVTAVAYEELGLSRQTRIRTFNQDARLFLMRLAPTRRYDLVLGDAFNDYSVPYHLTTWEFNEMVRAHLADDGIYVVNLIDGRHRLFLTAYLRTMRLTFPYVHLVPVGAGWENAVRTTFVVIASPQALDLELLISLDGGDGAHQIRDWLLPAQQVEAMLSTTAPIVLTDDYVPVDNLLAPVFEESERF